The Mercurialis annua linkage group LG2, ddMerAnnu1.2, whole genome shotgun sequence genome contains a region encoding:
- the LOC126667110 gene encoding uncharacterized protein LOC126667110 yields MDSFDDDIFEPLSSPSPSCSSKSDEKQENVHHLLEEGWFFGELLASRKSSKMLRCYSDLTPNFDQKSLSSSPKKAGGGLSRAPSLPPCIGRRRDSESFVGREGSKNGVSKLVRQFSDQCLVKQPKNDSEKTMTGKMSKHKLVRTPSLPHNIGRDENDDSDTRMSTLIRQAMPNSTQILPPRHTSKGMAQSYSMPKYRPPRNWKNKTLNEVPKFTDKKQDLEPSADGILVPGLNLQDNKKTDEADTKNKAKKGYYYHVYEARQVQQSCAPPIPIWAASQNSAEDMKMQLKYWARAVASNVR; encoded by the exons ATGGATTCTTTTGATGATGACATTTTCGAACCATTATCTTCTCCTTCTCCTTCATGTTCGAGCAAAAGTGATGAGAAACAAGAAAATGTTCATCATCTTTTAGAGGAAGGCTGGTTCTTCGGGGAACTACTCGCATCAAGAAAATCATCAAAAATGTTGAGATGCTATTCTGATCTCACTCCAAATTTCGACCAAAAATCTTTATCTTCTTCCCCGAAAAAAGCGGGGGGCGGGTTGAGTCGGGCGCCTTCTTTACCGCCTTGTATAGGAAGAAGACGGGATTCGGAGAGTTTCGTAGGGAGAGAGGGGAGTAAGAATGGAGTGAGCAAGCTGGTGAGGCAATTTTCGGATCAATGTTTGGTTAAACAACCTAAAAATGATTCTGAGAAGACGATGACGGGGAAAATGTCGAAGCATAAGCTGGTAAGAACCCCGTCTCTACCGCATAATATCGGAAGAGACGAAAATGATGATTCGGATACTAGAATGAGCACGTTAATTCGTCAAGCTATGCCTAATTCTACTCAAATCTTGCCTCCCCGCCATACTTCCAAG GGGATGGCACAAAGCTATAGCATGCCAAAATACAGGCCACCAAGGAATTGGAAGAACAAAACCCTAAATGAAGTGCCAAAATTCACAGATAAAAAACAAGACTTGGAACCAAGTGCTGATGGAATCTTAGTACCTGGTTTAAATTTACAGGACAATAAAAAAACAGATGAGGCAGATACAAAAAATAAGGCCAAAAAGGGCTATTATTATCATGTTTATGAGGCAAGACAAGTACAACAAAGTTGTGCTCCTCCAATCCCAATTTGGGCTGCTTCTCAAAATTCTGCAGAAGATATGAAAATGCAGCTTAAGTATTGGGCTAGAGCAGTTGCATCTAATGTCAGATAG